Genomic DNA from Stigmatopora argus isolate UIUO_Sarg chromosome 13, RoL_Sarg_1.0, whole genome shotgun sequence:
CAGACACTCTTCCACTGCTTTCGACAGAGTCGTAGCATCTGGCATGATAGTGCCTGATGGGTTTGTCAGACATGGCTTTCCAAGTGATGGGTCGGTCAAGAGTCAACCCGACATGTTTGTCGGTTTTCTATTGAGGGCGGTCCGTGTTCAGGATCATCAGTTTTCAGGTGGTCAGTCAAACGGATTGATGTCAGTCGAGTCAGTTTCACATTGCGTCGTCAAATTGTCCAACGATCAAGGTGGTCTGATATTGGTGTGGTCCCTCATGTTGAATTTGGAAGTGTCAGGCTTTATCCGAGTGGCTCTCGTCACGATCAGTGCAGTTAAGATATACTCACTGACATCTTGGTGGAGTGTTATTAGACGTTGTAGTCGGGGGCCTTGCCCAGGGGCTGCCTGAGGTGCGTGTGCAGCGTCATGCAGGCAGCCACGGCCACGTGGAACAAGATCTGCCACACATTCCTGAGCTGGAACAGGTACATGTTGCACAGGCAAACCAGCCCCAGCGCCAGGAATGACTTGAGGTTCCTCCACACCGAGAAGTACGCAAAAAGGAAGCACTAAGAAAAACGGGAACATGCATGTTAGCATATGACTTTCAATGCTACTCGGCATGTGAGCTAACCTGGTACAGGCAGGCGGCGGTACCCAAGAAGAAAGCGATCACGGAGCTCAAGTCCTCGTCCTCATCCTGTAAGGGACACGCGATCTCAAGAGTGTGCCGAGCCAATAAAAGAGAAAGGCGGACATGGGGGAATCTCACCTGGAGAACGCTCTCGATGGCGTGGACGCCACGGAGCAGGTTGAGTCCTCCGCAGAGCACGCTGAGGACGCAAGATACGGCGCCGGGAAGGGTTAGAGGCTCCAAAGTCTGAGTGGGAGCTGaacaaaccagaaaaaaaaacattcaagagCGCATTCCATCGTGAGCGCTTCAGTCCTGTATTGTTCGCGCAGTACCGATGCCCTTGTATTTAGCAGAGGAGCGCGAGGAGAAACCGTTGATGGCCTGCACGTCTTCTAGGCTGAGGCGGTAGGGGGGACGCAGCTTGATCTCTGTCTGCATATCGGCCATATTAATCTTGGTGGAGAGAGAGCGAGGGCTGTTGTAGCGCTGCTTGGCCTTTTGAATGACCGCGTCTGCACGCACAAGGACGGACAACAAGATGTCAGCGCAATTGGTCGGTCAACACGTTGAAACCACATTAACACTCATTGACATTTGAATCCAGTTgtattgacacacacacagagcaaAACAGAAAGCAAAACATCTAGACACATGATGCAGAGTACGTTAATTTCTGACCAAATTGTATGAAGGAGTATGGCCTAACAGCGGCGCCGACACGTTTTCCGTCATAGGTGACGATGAATTCCTTCTGGAGTTCATCCAGGAAACAGAAGGCCAACACGCTTGGGTAATTTGACAAGCACACCATCATGTAGCACACACCCAAAGCACTGGTGAAACTTCACAAAGACAATAACACAAAGTCATTCCAACAGTTCCAAAGATATTTACAAAATGTTCACAAATTAGATCCAAAACATGAGGCCTCAACCGATGTTAGAATGCATACTTGACATTGTAGGCACCACTTCTAAAGGTGCATCTGTCGGGGAAGTTAGTCAGCTTCCTGGAGAGCGCCTTCAGGTGCTTCCTGGTCTCGTGCAGCTCTCGGTCCTGCTCGTAGTCGGTGGATGCCGACAACGGCAGGCCGTCGGCCACACGCACCACCGAAGCGAATAGCACACTGGACATCTCAGCAGCAGGATCTGGCAACACGCATCCTTTGccaaggatggaaaaaaaacagtgagaCTTCAAGTATGATAAATGACAACTTTGAACAGAAGTTTCACATTTAAACATGTTAGGTTTCATGTTATAACATGAACTTCACAATTTAGCCTGTCAAGCTTTGCGACCTAAGTATATTATGGTGgttgttttcaaattttaaactggGAAACATGACACATAACGTGAAATTTAGGAAACCTTTTTTCCCTGTAGTGTCAGCAAAAATGCTTTCATAAATCTAATAAGACTTaatgtttaattaatttttgCATATCTGAATTTCTCATTTCTTTCACATCAGATGTTTGGTAAaacagtaaaaatgaaaaaataaaataaaactacacACAAATGACGTCACAACCATGGACAGCTCCTTCACCAAAAGACACCACCCTCCATCCAATTCGCCAAAGCACGTCATTTTACTACTTGAGCAATtttgactttatttatttaaaaaaatatatcaaataggGAACACACAACACACCAATGTATGAAAGCAAGTCAAAAAATAAACACGTTCAAAGTACTAAAGAGCGCCCCTTTTTTTGCCCGCAAGCAATTACTCTATTTCGCAGTGTTCATTTTCGACAACACAAAAATCGAAGTCTCGTAATATCCAAATAAAAgttcaaatttaaattaaaactctATTCACAGTAATAATAAACTACCGTTAGTGCATTGTTAACCACTTAGCAGCTCATTCCCTGTCACTAACGTGCTAATGCTAAGGAAATGCAAAAGAAAAGCTCGCCTcaacaaaaaggaaataaaCACGTCTTTTTTAGAACAATTTGAGTTTAATACCTGAGTTGATAAAGTAGCATGGTGGCGATGTTTTAAAGCGTCTGAAACGTGTCAATGTGAAGAAGAGAGACACATTATTTGCACATGTAGCGCCGCTTCCGATGCTGAAGCTTGTTTTCCTGGTGCGACGTTGACGTGGCTGTTTCGCAAGGCATTGTGGGAAATCTACAAAACACACCTGTCATCAGTGTAATAAACAAGACAGATGTTAAATCATCACGAGAAATAGTTGATTTTTGCCTGTTTGCGCACAATTAAATTTCACATTAAAAGGTTAtatgttcaaattaaaatgtgaccAAGCCCTTTTAATAATTAACTTATTAGACAATAAATATACAGCATTTCCTCAATAAACAAATTACACCATCCAAATATattaaatccataaataataaatacatatataaacaataTATCCGTAATATAAATAAAgccaaatacattatttttgtgcttaatattggTTTTCATTCTTTGTGCACctaagcatgaaaaaaaatcaatttataagtgacctgaaaataaaacaagggCATTTATGAAAAAGTATGATTTTATTCATATGAATATATTTCCACAGTAGGGGGTGATAGTGTACAGCTGATTGAACAAAGGCAACAATGACTTCTTGGCATTGTGAACACATGGGCGCACACACGCTCGTACGCAGACTTTGGGATAAGACGGATGCTCTTTGTGTTCTCCCATTAAACTGGAATGATTCCACCAGACGTTCCCGTTCGGAATGCTCCGGTAACAACAGCacaattggattttttgtgatttggcaaacaaaaacactgaaaatttGCTCCCTTTTTATTGCATCTCGCGAT
This window encodes:
- the sec22a gene encoding vesicle-trafficking protein SEC22a, whose product is MSSVLFASVVRVADGLPLSASTDYEQDRELHETRKHLKALSRKLTNFPDRCTFRSGAYNVNFTSALGVCYMMVCLSNYPSVLAFCFLDELQKEFIVTYDGKRVGAAVRPYSFIQFDAVIQKAKQRYNSPRSLSTKINMADMQTEIKLRPPYRLSLEDVQAINGFSSRSSAKYKGIAPTQTLEPLTLPGAVSCVLSVLCGGLNLLRGVHAIESVLQDEDEDLSSVIAFFLGTAACLYQCFLFAYFSVWRNLKSFLALGLVCLCNMYLFQLRNVWQILFHVAVAACMTLHTHLRQPLGKAPDYNV